ATATTGGGGAGAAAAATAATCTAGTCACCGCCCATCCCGAAAAGGCAAACGAATTACTGGAACTGCTTAAAAAATGGTGGGAAGAAACCAATGCCCCAATTCCAACGGAGTTAAATCCTGAATATAAAACTGAACTATAGTTTAAAGAGATTCTGGACTGCTAAAAAATATGAAGGTCTTGTAAAGAAAGGTGTAGCTAAAAATTCAAGACTGCCATTATTTCAGATAATGCGAATATCTTCCTTTTAGTGATGTAAGTTGAGATAGGTAATTCGGTTTAGACGAGACCTTTGCTTTACTGATTTTCAAACTCCCCCCTAAAATCCATCAACATATTCTTGATGATTTCTTTTGGATTACCGTCGGATAAGCTCTCAAAGGATACATAGCCTTGGAATCCCTGTTTTTTTATCATGGTCGCCATCTTTGACATATCGGTCGGTCTTTTGACTTGGTCGTGATATACATGCTCTTTGATAAACCAATACTTGGCATAGGGTGCCAGTTTTTCCGCCTCGGCATAGGGGTCATCTGTAGTGCGTAGGCCGGATATATCCAAAATAAGCCCGAACCACTCGGAGTCTACCCGCTCAAGAATAGCGATAACTTCATCTGCCGTAAACAAAAACTCATTATGGTTTTGTAGCGTGGCAAAAACGCCAACTTCTGCACCATACCGGGCACATAACTTGTATTCTTCCACCAACCATGCTTTTACTTGGTCCTTCGTGTAGCCGTCGGGAAGATTCCTGCCCGTGAAAATTCGCAAAATGGTGGAACCTATCTGTGAGGAAACGGCCAACCAATCTTTAATCATTTGTCGGTCCTTTTCTCTTGCTGCCACATCTGCGGTAACAAAATTATTTCGAACGCCGGTCCATGAAATGTTCAAACCTAGTTCCAACGCCCGTTTTTTTAAAGCAAAAATTTCCGCCTTGTCGGGTAGGTTTGGGTAGCTTGAAAAATAGTAGGAAGTTAAATCTACCGCATGAAGTCCAATATCCGCAGCAAACTCCATCATATCGAAAAAATCCATCTTCCCGCTTTTAAACTCATCATTGAACGAGTAGGCATTAACGCTGTATTGCACACGTTGCAGCGTTGAAACAGGTTTTAAACTATTACCGGTTGAGGCCCCAAACAAGGTGGGAGCCGCAGCAAGGGCGGGTACCATTGTTAATTTACGAAGGGCGTCTCTTCTACTATTTTTCACGGTCTTGGTTTTTAGTTATTTAAAAGGTTAATTACCCTGTTCCAAATTTCTTCGCTTACCTGCATCCCGTTTTTTTCATTTTCGATTTTATTGGAAAGGGATTTTTCTCCGGGATAATACGTTTTCCCATCTGGACGGGTTGGTGTAATATCCTTTGTATAGGTAATGATTTCTTCTAGCAATTGTTCCTGAATGTTAGACTGGTGAAATGTTGTAGGGTCAATACACATAAAAATTTGAGATACCCCGTACTCATGTTCTTCCAAGCCCAACTTATAGGTAGACCTCCCTCCGGATAGTAGCGTGGCAAGCATATCCAAGACTATGGACAGGGCAGAACCTTTCCAATAACCAATGGGGAGTCCGCTTTTGGTCTTTAAAATGTCCTCCGGATTTTTGGTAAGATTTCCATGTGCATCAAATCCGCCATCATAGGGCAGTTGTGCTCCGCTAAGTTGGTACTCGTTAATTTTACCAAAGGAGAATTGGGTCATGGCCATATCCAAAACAATGTGTCCTTTTTTTCTTGGAATTGCGATTACCAAGGGATTGTTTCCCAATCGTGACTCCTTCCCGCCCCAGGCCGGCATATTGGGCTCGGTGTTGGTAAACATCATACCGATGCAATTTTGTTCCGCGGCCATCCAACCATAATAACCTGCCCGCATCCAATGGTTGGTGTTCCGTAATGCCACCAATCCCATTCCGTTTTCTTTCGCCATACCAATGGCTCGTTTCGTGCATTTTATCGCGTTGAGTACACCTGAACCCAAATTGCCATCCCACCGTTCTATGCTACCAAAACCTTCCTCTTTTTCAGCCTCAGCATCTTTACGGACCAAACCGCGTAGCAGCTGTTCAATAAAGAAGGGTACTCGGTTAATGCCGTGGGAATTTACACCATGCAAGGTGTTTTCGGTATGTACATGCGCCAATAATTTGGCCTTTTCTGAAGAAAATCCGTATTTGCTAAACAGTGTTGTCAGCACTTCGTTCATTTCTTTAGCTGTAATGTTGATAGTCAATTCAATTAGTATTACGGATGAAACTAAATTATTAAAAGTTGCTAATACGAACCATGCTAGGGGCTTTGAAGATAGCTAAAATCTGTAAGTCTAAAATACTCGTCCCAATTACAGGACTTGTATCTTCATGCTATCCCTTATTTCTTAAAATGTCTCCTATACCATTTACATAAGACGCACGACTAGCTTCTAATCTAAAGTAGTAAACCTTAATTGATGTTTTAAAGAATCTTTTTAGAACAAAGAATACATCGTTATTTTCCGCTATGTCAACCATATAGTACAGGATACCCTACCCCTTTCAAAACTGTATTTTAGTCCGTGAGGGATTATAGACAATGAAAAAGCTAATTTTAGGTGTTCTCACAGTGTTGACGGTGATACTTTTTTCCTGTGAGGAGAAAGGTGAAAATACCCGGAACCTTGCCCAAGAATTTCTAAATCCACCGGCTAGCGCCAAGCCCAAGACGTGGTTCCATGCCATGAGCGGCAACATGACCAAAGAAGGACTCACCAAAGATTTGGAATCCATGGCCGAGGTTGGCTTGGGTGGGTTATTATTATTCAACGTTACCCAAGGCATTCCCAATGGACCTATAAAATACAACTCGGCCGAGCATCATGAAATGATTGACCACGCAGCCAAAGAGGCAGAACGCCTTGGTCTTTCCTTTGGCGTACATAATTGTGATGGTTGGTCTGCTAGTGGTGGCCCCTGGGTGTTACCCGAAGAATCCATGAAAATGGTGGTTTGGAGCGAAACGGTTACAGAAGGAGGAAACATCAGTCTCAACTTAAAAGAACCTACAAAAAGAGAGGGGTTTTACAAGGATATTGCTGTAATCGCCTACCCCGCCTTAGATTCAGAAATAGACGACACTACAAATACCCCGGTAATTACAGCATCTGATACATCGTTGGATACAGCCCTTATTTCTGATGGAAAAATAGATGCCGAATCTACTCTAAACGCGAAGAAAGACGAATCCCTATGGGTACAGTTTACCTACCAAAAGCCCAAAACCTTACGGTCCGCCAAAATCATTTTCAACGACCGTCATAGTACGGCTATGCTGCAAATCAGTGCGGATGGCATCAATTTTATTGATATACGAAATCTTTTTAAGGTGAGGACGGGAAAAGGAGAATGGGCCATCAACGACCATTTTGAGGGTGTTACTTCAAAATATTTTCGCTTAAAGTTTAATCGTACCACCACCTTAAAAGAAGTACAGCTGACCGCAAATTATTTTATAAACAACCCTTTGGGCAGAACGGCAATCGCCAGAACCGAGGACAAGAATTTAGCTGATATAGGTTCTCCGGATAGCACGATGCTTATAGACCCTTGGCAAATAAGAAATCTTTCGAATCAGATGGATGCCAAAGGTGTCCTAAAAACGGAACTGCCAAGTGGCAACTGGACCATAATGCGCTTTGGTTATACCTCCACGGGTGCATTTAACAATCCCGCCTCTGACGAAGGTCGTGGCTTGGAAGTGGATAAATTAAGCAGGCCGCCTTTTAAGAAACATTACGATGCCTTTATTAAAAAGGTGGTGAACAATGCTAGTCCTGTAGCGCCTAATGCTTTGCAATATATTGAGATTGACAGTTATGAAATGGGAGGCCAAAACTGGACTGATGGTTTTGCCAAAATCTTTGAGAACGAAAAAGACTATGATTTTATTGAAATGCTTCCCTTAGTAGCGGGAAGATTTATTGGCAATCCTGAAATATCAGAGGCCGTACTATCCGATTACAGAAAGGTAATTTCCGACCTCATGACCAAAAACTATTTTGAGTATTTTACGGAGCTGTGCAATGCAGACGGACTTAAAAGTTACATAGAACCTTATGGTTTTGGGCCTTTAAACGATTTGGATATTGGCGGCGTAACCGATATTCCCATGGGGGAATTCTGGATGAACCGCCCTATCACCCAAACCGAATCTGCCGTGTCTTCTGCCCATATTTATGGCAAACCTGTTATATCTGCAGAATCCTTCACCTCTAACCCTACCATCAACTGGAAAGGTCATCCCGCCATGGCAAAAACTTCTGGAGACTTAGGGTGGACCTACGGCATCAACGAATTCATGTTCCACAGATTTGCGCACCAGGCCAATCCTAATGTTGCCCCAGGAATGACCATGAACCGTTGGGGTTTTCATTTGGACAGAACCCAAACCTGGTGGGAAAATGCCGGAAAAGCATGGTTTGACTACATTGCACGTGGCTCTCATATGCTCAGGCAAGGGGTTCCAGTATCGGATGTATTGATATACGTGGGAGAAGGAGCGCCAAATTCTGCCTATTACAGAGACGATATTTCCCCGGCCATACCAAAAAGCATCAATTTTGACAACGTAAATACCGATGTACTTTTAAATAGAATCGCCATTGAAGAAAAGGAATTGGTACTTCCCGAAGGCACATCGTATAAAATACTGCTGCTCCAAAATAGCAAAACGATTTCCCTGAAAACCGCAAAACGCATACTGGCCATTGCCAAAAGCGGGGTTCCTGTTTACGGAGAACTTCCTGAAAAATTAGCAGGCTATAAAAAAACGGAGGAAGACCTGAAAGCTTTTGACCAAGTAGTGTCCGAATTAAAAACTTTGATAAAATCGGTTACCGAGTGGAAAAGGGTTTTGACAGACCAGAACATTAGCCCAGATATGCGGTTTCTCAATCAAGAAACTACCGATTACGCACACCGAAAAACCGCTACGGAAGACATCTATTTCTTTTTTAATCCAGATACCTTAGAAACGAAAACATTCCATGCCCAGTTCCGAGTAGGCCATAAAATTCCGGAACTATGGAATCCAATGGACGGGAGCATCACCAAACAAGGTCAGTTTATAACAGAAAATGGCAACACTACTACGCAGATTCGGTTAGATGCAGGAGCATCTATTTTTGTGGTGTTTCGGGAGGATGCCGATACCGTTCATAGCGCAAAAGAACACAAGGAGCATCTCAACCTCAGCTTATCCAAGGAAAATATCCTTAAAGCAACTGCGACGGAAAACGGCAGTTATTCCGTTCCATTGACCTCTGGGGGAAGTTGGGATTTTTCGGTGACCGATATCCCGGCGTCCCAAGATATTTCTACCATTTGGGAAGTAACCTTCAACCAAGAGCAAGGGTATGGCGGTACTGTACCATTTGACTCCTTGGTAGATTGGAGCGCTCACCCTAAAGATTCCATCAACTATTACAGCGGAACCGCGAGCTATAGCAAAACGATTGTGCTGAATGAAGAAGAAACAAAAAAAGGCACCAAAATACAACTGGATTTGGGCCAGGTTTATATTGTAGGGGAAGTGCTTGTTAACGGTCAACCGGTTGCCGTTTCGTGGATGCCGCCTTTTAGAGTAGACATTACAGATTACGTAAAAAGTGGCGAGAATCAAATTGAAATTCTGCTCACCAACCAATGGAGTAATAGACTGATCGGTGATGAACGCTACCCCGCAAATGATGGAGGGTACAAATTAGGACCGCATCGCGCCACCGATTTGACCATGCCGACATGGTACACCAACAATGAACCAAGGCCTAAAGGAAAAAGAACCACCTTTACTACAGCTCCTTTTTATAAAGTAAACGATGTACTGATGCCATCTGGATTATTAGGCCCGGTGCAACTGCATTTTTCTAAAACTATAACCCGTAAATAATGACTCACAATCGCATAAAATCAAATAAAAATTACTTTTTGCGCTGCATTGGAATTCTACTATTAGCAATCCTCGGTTCATGTACTGAGGAAAAACCAGGGCCTAACCTATCTTTTGAGCAGCTCTTATGTAATCAGAAAGAAACTCCTAAATCCATTGAAACTGAGAATCCCGTTTTTTCGTGGATTGTTGACGCCGAAGGGTTCAATAAATCACAATCCGCCTATCATATTTTAGTGGCATCTTCTGAAGAAAAATTAAACGAGAACGATGCCGATGTTTGGAATTCCAACAAAGTACAAAGCACAACATCTACATTTGTACCCTTTGCCGGCACTAACCTTAAAGCCATGCAGCGTTATTTTTGGAAAGTGAAAATTTGGGATGAAAACAACAAGGCATCCAACTGGTCCACTACCCAGCATTTTGAAATGGGCTTAATGAATCTTGACAATTGGGGTAACGCTAAATGGATTACCCTAACAGAAGATAAAAGGATCTCGCCACACCGTTACAGGGAATACAAAACCGGTAAAATGGCAAAACCCATTATGGTAGAAGGTTTTGCGGCCAGTTATTTCAGAAAGGAAATAACCGTAGAAAAAGAAGTAGAAAAAGTACAGGCCTACATCTGTGGACTAGGATACTACGAACTCTATTTGAACGGGGAAAAAGTAGGCGACCACGTGCTGGACCCTGCACCATCCAATTATTACAAGCAGGCCTACTATGTCACCTATGACATAACAGAGGCTATTAAAGAGGATAAAAATGCCTTTGGTATTCTTTTGGGCAATGGTTTTTACGGACAGAATATCTCTTGGAAAAATGACCCTGAATCTGAAAAGGACTTGGCATACGGCCCACCTACCGTAAAGCTACTGGTAAAGACCACCTATACCGATGGTACAACTTCTGATTTTTATACGGATAACACATGGAAAGAAAATACCGGTCCCATCGTATTCAACAACATCTACGGTGGCGATACCTATGATGCCCGCCATGAAATAAATGGATGGAACACCGTGGGCTACATAGATGATGATTGGGGAACAGCTACGGAAACAGTACCAAACATTACCAAAGTGAGTGCACAGCAAATACCGCCCATTAAAAAACTAAAAACCTTGGAGCCGCAAAAAGTGTTTAAAGGTTCGGATGGAGAATGGATAGTTGATTTTGGACAGAACATCGCTGGTTGGGTCAAACTAAATATCCAAGAAAAAGAGGGACAGCTTATAGAGATTACAAATACAGAGGCCTTATTGACGGACGGTAGTGATATTTTTCCCGGGTCTACGGGAGGCGGTGCCAACGGTATGCCCCAAATATACAAGTACATCGCTAAAAGCTCAGAGCCGGAATCTTGGGAACCAAAATTCAGCTATCATGGTTTTAGGTACGCCAAGATAAAAGGCATTTCCAAAAAGCCGGATGCCAATATGATTAAAGCGGTGCTTGTTGCTACCGATATTGACAACACCGGAAGTTTTTCCTCCTCGGACGATATCCTGAACCAAATGCACAGCATTAGTAAATGGACCATAGAAGATAACCTTCATGGTATTCCGGAGGATTGCCCCCATCGCGAAAAATGTGGTTGGTTGGGTGATGCCCATGCCTTTGCCGAGTATGCATTGTACAACTACGACATGTACGATTTCTATAAAAAATACATGGAAGATATCCGTACCCAAATGCGGCCCACCAAAGGGCATAACGACCCGGATATCAAATTTCAGGTGCCTACCATGATTGCCCCCGGTAAGCGGACCTCTACCTATGCAAAAATAGATTGGGGCGTTGCCACCATGTACCTGCCTTGGTACAACTATTTGTTTTATGGAGATGATGCCATCATAAAGGAGTACTACCCGGAAATGAAAGAACTGACCAATTTTTATTTGAATTTTAAAGGTGAGAATGGGATTATGCAAGACGGCATGGGCGATTGGTGTCCGCCAAGTTGGGACCGAAGGTTAAATCCCGGTGCCATGGAAACTGACCCGATTATTTCCGCCAATGCCTATTTCTTTGATATTTTAGGTGTTATGGAAACTTTTGCAAAAATGAATAATGACAGCACCTACGAAGCTCAAATGAAAATGGAAAAAGAAGCTTTAAAAAAAGCCTTCAACAAAGCATATTTAAAGCAGAAAGATGGCACCAAATATAAATGGTACCTGAGTCAGACCGCAACGGTACAAGCCTTACAATTTGGTATGGTGCCAGAAGGGGAGATTGAGAATGTAGTCAATGGATTAGTGCACGATATTGTTGAAGTAAAAGGAGGGCATCATGCCACGGGGATACATGGAAATAGATATATCTACACCGTGTTGGCAAAGCACGGTAAAGCAGATTTGGCCCATGCTATATTAACAACGCCGGACTTCCCCAGTCAGGCCTACCAAATGAACTCCGGATTCACCACATGGCCAGAACGTCAATTTGAGTGGGAAAAGATGGAAGGACCCACAAATTCTTTAAACCACCCCATGCATAGTGGTTTTGCAGCATATTTTTTTGAGACCCTAGGCGGTGTGCGACCCATTGCGGAACAACCGGGTTTTAAAGAATTTACGGTAAACCCAGTATTTCCTAGTCATCTCAAGAATAATGACATCAGCATTAGCACGCCTTACGGCACCATTAGTAACGAATGGACAAAAAATGGCACCGATTTTGAAATGAACCTTAAAGTACCCTTTAATACAATGGCGCGAGTATTCATTGATGAAAAACAAAAAGAGACCTTGAAAATTAATAGCGAGGACTGGAAAACATTTGCTGTTGGTGATGCAACGAACAATACCATACCCCTAGGTTCGGGAACCTATACCTTAAGTTATAAAAAATGAGAAAAATCCATCGTATTAAAATATACAGTTTCATCTGTTTTTTGACGCTAGGTTTTTCCTGTAGTTCAGACGCTAACACGGAAGAACCCATTGAGGAAATGATGGAAGAAATGGAAGAGCCGGAGGAAGAAGGCACAGACAACCCAATGAACCCAAATACCGATTTAGATGTTATCAGCTACAAGGAAAACGACGGAATCGTAAGTGTGGAATTTGAAACCGTAGAGGGCGATTTGGAATGGGAACGCGGAAACACCCTTGATGCTTTTGACGGCACCGGTTATTTACGTTGGAACAAAGAAGATAATTTTAATATGCCCGGAGTAGGCATTTTGGTCTATAAATTAAACATCTCCACTCCCGGAACCTACCAGTTTGTGTGGCGGTCCAGAATTTCAGAAGGCGATAGTCAATCTGAAGGAAATGACTCCTGGCTCCGCTTTTCCGATGCAAGTGATTTTTTTGGGCAGCGAGAGGGCAGCATCGTTTTTCCAAAGGGATTGGATAAAACCCCTAATCCGGAAGGCAGCAGCTCGGACGGTTGGTTTAAAGTGTATATGAACCGGGTTGGGGAATGGTTTTGGCGTTCCAATACCAGCGATAATGACCCACACAATATATTTGTGAAATTTGATACCCCCGGTATCTATACCATGGAAGTATCCGGACGTTCTAAGTTCCATGCACTGGACCGATTTGTTTTGTTTATAGAAGGAAAAACATTGACCGAGGCACAGAATGCAGAACGCAGTGTAATTGTACAACCCTAAAAAAGTATGGTAAAATCCTTAAAACAATTTTTAGAATTAAACATTTATGAAACAAATAAAATATCCAATCCTATTTTTCCTTTCACTTCTAACCGTTGGCCTAACGGCACAAAAAAAGAAGATGGACTACAAAGACGCTTCACTTTCTATAGAAGAACGGGTTGAAGATTTGCTGCCCAGACTATCGCTAGAAGAAAAAGTGGCCCAAATGCGGATTTTCCATGCCAATATCGGGGTAAAATCCGACGAAAAAGAGAGATTGGAACTATCGGATAGAGTCATTGAGAAATTAAAGCTAGGCATTGCCGGTATCAAGAATCCCGGAGAGCATATTTCTCCCTTAGCAGCCGCCAAACTGAACAACGAACTACAGAAGTATATCATTGAACATAACCGTTGGGGCATACCTGCCCTATTTGTCACCGAATCATACAACGGAGTAGACGCTGAGGGCTGTACAAAATTCGGTAGACCTATTACCTCGGCCGCCTCTTTCAATCCCGAGTTAGTTAACCGTATTTGGGACGTGGTAGGTAATGAAGCACGATTAAGAGGAATGCATATGTGCCATTCGCCGGAGGCGGATATTGTGCGCGACCCCCGTTTTGGCCGTATGTCCGAAGCTTTTGGTGAAGACACTTACTTGACCACTCAAATGGTGGTAAACGCCATAAAAGGCGTGCAAGGCGATTATAAAGGCTTAGGAGCAGGAACCCATATCGGTGCCGTTGCAAAACACTTTGCAGGTTACGGACAAGTGTTGGGAGGTTCTAATTTTGCCGCAGTTGAAATATCACCCAGAACCTTGATAGACGAAATATACCCTCCTTTTGAGGCAGCGGTAAAAGAAGCTAGAACCTTAGGCATTATGGCCTCCCATGGCGATTTAAATGGTGTAGCCAGTCACGGAAACCCAGAATTATTGACCGGGGTTTTACGCGACCAATGGGGATTTGACGGCTACGTAGTCTCAGATTCCAATGACATTGCGCGTTTATACTATTTTATGAAGGTTGCGGAAAGTCCGGAAGCTGCAGCCCTGATGGGGCTTGTTGCTGGTATCGATATTGATTTGTATGCCGAGGATTCCTATGCCTACTTGCCGGAAATGGTCAAGAAAGACCCTTCCATAGAAAAAATGATAGACCGTTCCGTACGACGGGTATTACGGACAAAGATGATTCTAGGGCTTTTTGACAACCCCTATGTTGACATAAAAAAGGTAGAGAAAACGGTCCGTTCTGAATCCTCATTGGCATTAGCGCAAGAAGCCGATTTAGAATCCATTATCCTATTGAAAAATGAGGCAAATACACTACCCCTAAAAAAAGAGAAACAGCAAATTGCTCTATTAGGGCCTATCTTGAACGAAACCACCAAAGCCGCTTTTGAATCGGTAACAGGTGACCAAGTAACTTTTGTAGCAGCACAAGGTTTTGAATTGACGGACAAGAATAAAGGCGTACCGAAATTACTTCCAACCAGTTCTGAAGAGATAAATAAATTAGTTGATATTGCCCAAGCCTCGGACGCCGTTGTCCTATTTTTAGGCGGTGATGAGTTTACCTCGAAAGAGGCCTTTTTCAATAATGCCTTGGGCGACCGGGCTACTATTGACCCCGTTGGTGCCCAAGACGAACTGGTAACGAAAATTAAAGCTCTTGGAAAACCCGTCATCGTTATTTTAAAACACAGAAGAACCTTATCCATCAACACGATATCGGAACAAGCTGATGCCATTTTAGACGCATGGGATTTAAGCGAACTTGGCGACGCCTCATTGGCAAAAATCATTTTTGGAGATGTGTCCCCGTCCGGGAAATCCCCCGTAACTATTCCTAGGTCCATAGGGCAACTTCCCTTTCATTACAGCATGAAGGAAATCAATAACAAGAAAGGTTATTTATTTCTGGAAGATGGTCCTTTATATCCTTTTGGCCACGGATTGAGCTATGGAACATTTGAATATAAAAACCTTAAATTATCGGACAGTACCATCACCCCTACTTCCGAAATAACCATTAGCGTTGACGTTTCCAACACCGGAAAAGTAAAAGCCAAGGAAGTGGTTCAATTCTATTTGAAAGATGATATTGGCTCCGTAACCAGACCGGACAAAGAGCTAAAAGGCTTTGAAAAAATTGAATTGGCCCCAGGGGAATCCAAAACCGTTTCCTTCACCATCAACCCAAAAATGCTCGAATTTACTGGATTGACCATGGAGAAAATACTGGAAACAGGAGATTATACGGTTATGGTAGGTACTTCTTCCAAAGAAGGGGTAACGGGGAAATTCAGACTAGAAAAATAAAAACGCACTAAAACGAAAACGATGAAAACGATGAAAAGATTACTGCTTATTCTACTAGTATTTGCGACAACCAAAAACATGGGGCAGCAGATGGACAACAAGGCCATAGAAACCGCCATGGTCAAAGCGATGGAGTGGCAAGAAGCGCATCCTATTTTTGCCCTTGCCCCAACGGACTGGACCAATGGTGCCTATTACGTGGGCGTAGCCAAAGCCCATGAAACGACCAAAAACCCTATCTTCTTGGCAGCTCTTAAAACACAGGGGTATAGAAATCATTGGAAACCATTGTATAGAACCTACCATGCCGATGATGTCGCTATTTCCTATTCATATTTATATGCCAATAGTACTCGGAAAAACTTGGTGGATTTAGGCCCTACCAAGGAATTTTTAGACACACATCTTTACGAACCCAACAAATGGAAAGATGGTACTGACAAAAACAAAGAGAAAAAAATTCTTTGGTGGTGGTGTGATGCGCTGTTTATGGCGCCCCCGGTAATTACCGAATACGCCAAACAAACCGGGGAGCAGAAATACCTTGATGCAATGCACAAGTATTACATGGAAACCTATAACTTATTGTTTGATAAAGAAGAACACCTTTTTGCAAGGGATACGCGTTACCAGTGGGGCGTTAACGAAAAAGATTTGAAAGAACCCAATGGTAAGAAAATATTTTGGGCCCGCGGTAACGGTTGGGTATTGGGCGGACTTGCCTTAGTATTGACTGATTTGCCCAAAGACTATGAACACCGTGAATTTTATGTAAATCTCTACAAAGAAATGGCCGCTCGAATCAAAGAATTACAACATGAGGATGGTCTTTGGAGAACCAGTTTGCTCTCGCCAGAATCATGGAATCACGGTGAGGTCAGTGCAAGCGGATTTTACACATTTGCATTGGCTTGGGGAGTAAACAATGGACTTCTAGACAAAGACGAATATGGCCCATCCGCAAAAAAAGCTTGGAATGCCTTGGTGGCTTGTCAGCAAGAGAACGGTATGGTAGGCTGGGTGCAAGATATTGGTGCCGACCCACAACCAGCCACGGCAGACAGCTGGCAGAATTATGGTACAGGCGCTTTTTTATTGGCCGGTAGCGAGCTACTAAAACTGGAACGATAAAATGCATACAGGCACCAAAAGCCTTCCGTTTTCAGTTTTTTTCTTGCTGATACTGTTAGGCTGTTCCTGTTACGGTCAAGAAAAGGAATCCTACATAAGCGATACCTTTACTATGCTTGATTTTGATAAACTTCAGAAGGTAAAACTAGAAATCAAAAATAAATCTGACCATTTTTTACCAGCCTATCAAAAATTGATGGCCGATGCGAAAAACGCTTTAGATGCGAAACCAACTTCAGTTGTTGAAAAAAGCAGAACGGCGGCTAGCGGCGATAAGCGCGATTATTTAAGTCTGGCCCCCTATTGGTGGCCAAACCCGGATAAAGAGGACGGCCTACCGTGGATACGCAGGGACGGGGAAGTAAACCCGATGACCCGA
This genomic window from Maribacter sp. MJ134 contains:
- a CDS encoding sugar phosphate isomerase/epimerase family protein, yielding MKNSRRDALRKLTMVPALAAAPTLFGASTGNSLKPVSTLQRVQYSVNAYSFNDEFKSGKMDFFDMMEFAADIGLHAVDLTSYYFSSYPNLPDKAEIFALKKRALELGLNISWTGVRNNFVTADVAAREKDRQMIKDWLAVSSQIGSTILRIFTGRNLPDGYTKDQVKAWLVEEYKLCARYGAEVGVFATLQNHNEFLFTADEVIAILERVDSEWFGLILDISGLRTTDDPYAEAEKLAPYAKYWFIKEHVYHDQVKRPTDMSKMATMIKKQGFQGYVSFESLSDGNPKEIIKNMLMDFRGEFENQ
- the yiaK gene encoding 3-dehydro-L-gulonate 2-dehydrogenase, with amino-acid sequence MTINITAKEMNEVLTTLFSKYGFSSEKAKLLAHVHTENTLHGVNSHGINRVPFFIEQLLRGLVRKDAEAEKEEGFGSIERWDGNLGSGVLNAIKCTKRAIGMAKENGMGLVALRNTNHWMRAGYYGWMAAEQNCIGMMFTNTEPNMPAWGGKESRLGNNPLVIAIPRKKGHIVLDMAMTQFSFGKINEYQLSGAQLPYDGGFDAHGNLTKNPEDILKTKSGLPIGYWKGSALSIVLDMLATLLSGGRSTYKLGLEEHEYGVSQIFMCIDPTTFHQSNIQEQLLEEIITYTKDITPTRPDGKTYYPGEKSLSNKIENEKNGMQVSEEIWNRVINLLNN
- a CDS encoding glycosyl hydrolase encodes the protein MKKLILGVLTVLTVILFSCEEKGENTRNLAQEFLNPPASAKPKTWFHAMSGNMTKEGLTKDLESMAEVGLGGLLLFNVTQGIPNGPIKYNSAEHHEMIDHAAKEAERLGLSFGVHNCDGWSASGGPWVLPEESMKMVVWSETVTEGGNISLNLKEPTKREGFYKDIAVIAYPALDSEIDDTTNTPVITASDTSLDTALISDGKIDAESTLNAKKDESLWVQFTYQKPKTLRSAKIIFNDRHSTAMLQISADGINFIDIRNLFKVRTGKGEWAINDHFEGVTSKYFRLKFNRTTTLKEVQLTANYFINNPLGRTAIARTEDKNLADIGSPDSTMLIDPWQIRNLSNQMDAKGVLKTELPSGNWTIMRFGYTSTGAFNNPASDEGRGLEVDKLSRPPFKKHYDAFIKKVVNNASPVAPNALQYIEIDSYEMGGQNWTDGFAKIFENEKDYDFIEMLPLVAGRFIGNPEISEAVLSDYRKVISDLMTKNYFEYFTELCNADGLKSYIEPYGFGPLNDLDIGGVTDIPMGEFWMNRPITQTESAVSSAHIYGKPVISAESFTSNPTINWKGHPAMAKTSGDLGWTYGINEFMFHRFAHQANPNVAPGMTMNRWGFHLDRTQTWWENAGKAWFDYIARGSHMLRQGVPVSDVLIYVGEGAPNSAYYRDDISPAIPKSINFDNVNTDVLLNRIAIEEKELVLPEGTSYKILLLQNSKTISLKTAKRILAIAKSGVPVYGELPEKLAGYKKTEEDLKAFDQVVSELKTLIKSVTEWKRVLTDQNISPDMRFLNQETTDYAHRKTATEDIYFFFNPDTLETKTFHAQFRVGHKIPELWNPMDGSITKQGQFITENGNTTTQIRLDAGASIFVVFREDADTVHSAKEHKEHLNLSLSKENILKATATENGSYSVPLTSGGSWDFSVTDIPASQDISTIWEVTFNQEQGYGGTVPFDSLVDWSAHPKDSINYYSGTASYSKTIVLNEEETKKGTKIQLDLGQVYIVGEVLVNGQPVAVSWMPPFRVDITDYVKSGENQIEILLTNQWSNRLIGDERYPANDGGYKLGPHRATDLTMPTWYTNNEPRPKGKRTTFTTAPFYKVNDVLMPSGLLGPVQLHFSKTITRK